In one window of Electrophorus electricus isolate fEleEle1 chromosome 15, fEleEle1.pri, whole genome shotgun sequence DNA:
- the tsku gene encoding tsukushin isoform X3, with protein sequence MVVFLSLILPLLPALGIAGEVKNCHPKCRCEVESYGLFDSFSLTKVDCRGIGSGTTPVPIPLDTSHLDLSSNSISSVTDSMLSGPGYTTLVSLDLSNNHIAQVSPKAFAKLRYLETLDLSHNALESLGGGSFSGLPLTDVDLSNNMFQDFNLDLFNTRGPETPISVDLSNNLLSTVSRNPQGHAVHIKSLTLAGNRLRVVPTLTGVPLQYLSLDGNPITSIEDGAFEKMNDLIYLSLSSLPELTSIQPGSFRSLRNLQVLDLSYNSRLKGLSPDVFNGLTSLQELNLSKSVAGPLPVATFDHMPSLKSVTLGPNMHCWKTHKQGQFHRQIGQAKANDILTCDVDGLIS encoded by the coding sequence ATGGTggtcttcctgtctctcataCTGCCCCTGCTGCCAGCCCTGGGTATTGCAGGGGAGGTGAAGAACTGCCACCCAAAATGCCGGTGTGAGGTGGAGAGCTACGGCCTGTTCGACAGCTTCAGCCTGACCAAGGTGGATTGCCGTGGGATTGGGTCAGGCACAACTCCAGTCCCCATCCCGCTTGACACCTCCCACCTGGATCTGTCCAGCAACTCCATCAGCTCCGTTACCGACTCCATGCTCTCGGGGCCTGGCTACACCACCCTGGTCAGCCTGGACCTTAGCAATAACCACATAGCTCAAGTCAGTCCAAAAGCCTTTGCCAAACTCCGCTACCTGGAAACTCTTGATCTGAGCCACAATGCCCTGGAGAGCCTGGGTGGTGGAAGCTTCTCCGGCCTGCCTTTGACTGATGTGGACCTCAGTAACAACATGTTCCAGGACTTCAACCTAGATCTCTTCAACACCAGAGGCCCCGAAACTCCTATCAGTGTTGACCTCTCAAATAACCTTCTCTCCACAGTCTCCAGAAATCCACAAGGCCACGCTGTGCATATCAAGAGCCTGACGCTAGCAGGCAATAGGCTTAGGGTAGTGCCCACACTCACAGGAGTGCCCCTGCAGTACCTGAGCCTGGATGGAAACCCCATCACCAGCATTGAGGACGGGGCCTTTGAAAAAATGAATGAtcttatttatctctctctcagcagctTGCCTGAGCTGACTAGCATACAGCCAGGCAGCTTCAGAAGCCTGAGAAACCTGCAAGTCCTGGACCTGTCGTACAACAGTCGGCTCAAGGGTCTGAGCCCAGATGTGTTTAATGGACTGACCTCTTTACAGGAACTCAATCTGTCCAAGTCTGTGGCTGGCCCTTTGCCTGTGGCCACCTTCGACCACATGCCGAGTTTAAAAAGTGTGACTCTGGGGCCGAATATGCATTGCTGGAAGACCCATAAGCAAGGACAATTTCACAGACAGATAGGACAGGCAAAAGCAAACGATATTCTAACATGTGATGTTGATGGACTTATTTCATAA
- the tsku gene encoding tsukushin isoform X1 produces the protein MSQKTTICQLVCVSEEARTSCRSSPRRTTFHACLFLSTEERVRLESELMLSLIYHSTMVVFLSLILPLLPALGIAGEVKNCHPKCRCEVESYGLFDSFSLTKVDCRGIGSGTTPVPIPLDTSHLDLSSNSISSVTDSMLSGPGYTTLVSLDLSNNHIAQVSPKAFAKLRYLETLDLSHNALESLGGGSFSGLPLTDVDLSNNMFQDFNLDLFNTRGPETPISVDLSNNLLSTVSRNPQGHAVHIKSLTLAGNRLRVVPTLTGVPLQYLSLDGNPITSIEDGAFEKMNDLIYLSLSSLPELTSIQPGSFRSLRNLQVLDLSYNSRLKGLSPDVFNGLTSLQELNLSKSVAGPLPVATFDHMPSLKSVTLGPNMHCWKTHKQGQFHRQIGQAKANDILTCDVDGLIS, from the exons ATGTCACAGAAAACCACGATTTGTCAGTTAGTTTGCGTCAGCGAGGAAGCACGCACGTCTTGTAGGAGCTCGCCACGCAGGACAACTTTCCATGCCTGTCTGTTCCTGAGTACGGAGGAAAGGGTGCGACTGGAAAGCGAGTTAATGTTATCTCTTATTTATCAT AGCACTATGGTggtcttcctgtctctcataCTGCCCCTGCTGCCAGCCCTGGGTATTGCAGGGGAGGTGAAGAACTGCCACCCAAAATGCCGGTGTGAGGTGGAGAGCTACGGCCTGTTCGACAGCTTCAGCCTGACCAAGGTGGATTGCCGTGGGATTGGGTCAGGCACAACTCCAGTCCCCATCCCGCTTGACACCTCCCACCTGGATCTGTCCAGCAACTCCATCAGCTCCGTTACCGACTCCATGCTCTCGGGGCCTGGCTACACCACCCTGGTCAGCCTGGACCTTAGCAATAACCACATAGCTCAAGTCAGTCCAAAAGCCTTTGCCAAACTCCGCTACCTGGAAACTCTTGATCTGAGCCACAATGCCCTGGAGAGCCTGGGTGGTGGAAGCTTCTCCGGCCTGCCTTTGACTGATGTGGACCTCAGTAACAACATGTTCCAGGACTTCAACCTAGATCTCTTCAACACCAGAGGCCCCGAAACTCCTATCAGTGTTGACCTCTCAAATAACCTTCTCTCCACAGTCTCCAGAAATCCACAAGGCCACGCTGTGCATATCAAGAGCCTGACGCTAGCAGGCAATAGGCTTAGGGTAGTGCCCACACTCACAGGAGTGCCCCTGCAGTACCTGAGCCTGGATGGAAACCCCATCACCAGCATTGAGGACGGGGCCTTTGAAAAAATGAATGAtcttatttatctctctctcagcagctTGCCTGAGCTGACTAGCATACAGCCAGGCAGCTTCAGAAGCCTGAGAAACCTGCAAGTCCTGGACCTGTCGTACAACAGTCGGCTCAAGGGTCTGAGCCCAGATGTGTTTAATGGACTGACCTCTTTACAGGAACTCAATCTGTCCAAGTCTGTGGCTGGCCCTTTGCCTGTGGCCACCTTCGACCACATGCCGAGTTTAAAAAGTGTGACTCTGGGGCCGAATATGCATTGCTGGAAGACCCATAAGCAAGGACAATTTCACAGACAGATAGGACAGGCAAAAGCAAACGATATTCTAACATGTGATGTTGATGGACTTATTTCATAA
- the tsku gene encoding tsukushin isoform X2 — MSQKTTICQLVCVSEEARTSCRSSPRRTTFHACLFLSTEERSTMVVFLSLILPLLPALGIAGEVKNCHPKCRCEVESYGLFDSFSLTKVDCRGIGSGTTPVPIPLDTSHLDLSSNSISSVTDSMLSGPGYTTLVSLDLSNNHIAQVSPKAFAKLRYLETLDLSHNALESLGGGSFSGLPLTDVDLSNNMFQDFNLDLFNTRGPETPISVDLSNNLLSTVSRNPQGHAVHIKSLTLAGNRLRVVPTLTGVPLQYLSLDGNPITSIEDGAFEKMNDLIYLSLSSLPELTSIQPGSFRSLRNLQVLDLSYNSRLKGLSPDVFNGLTSLQELNLSKSVAGPLPVATFDHMPSLKSVTLGPNMHCWKTHKQGQFHRQIGQAKANDILTCDVDGLIS; from the exons ATGTCACAGAAAACCACGATTTGTCAGTTAGTTTGCGTCAGCGAGGAAGCACGCACGTCTTGTAGGAGCTCGCCACGCAGGACAACTTTCCATGCCTGTCTGTTCCTGAGTACGGAGGAAAGG AGCACTATGGTggtcttcctgtctctcataCTGCCCCTGCTGCCAGCCCTGGGTATTGCAGGGGAGGTGAAGAACTGCCACCCAAAATGCCGGTGTGAGGTGGAGAGCTACGGCCTGTTCGACAGCTTCAGCCTGACCAAGGTGGATTGCCGTGGGATTGGGTCAGGCACAACTCCAGTCCCCATCCCGCTTGACACCTCCCACCTGGATCTGTCCAGCAACTCCATCAGCTCCGTTACCGACTCCATGCTCTCGGGGCCTGGCTACACCACCCTGGTCAGCCTGGACCTTAGCAATAACCACATAGCTCAAGTCAGTCCAAAAGCCTTTGCCAAACTCCGCTACCTGGAAACTCTTGATCTGAGCCACAATGCCCTGGAGAGCCTGGGTGGTGGAAGCTTCTCCGGCCTGCCTTTGACTGATGTGGACCTCAGTAACAACATGTTCCAGGACTTCAACCTAGATCTCTTCAACACCAGAGGCCCCGAAACTCCTATCAGTGTTGACCTCTCAAATAACCTTCTCTCCACAGTCTCCAGAAATCCACAAGGCCACGCTGTGCATATCAAGAGCCTGACGCTAGCAGGCAATAGGCTTAGGGTAGTGCCCACACTCACAGGAGTGCCCCTGCAGTACCTGAGCCTGGATGGAAACCCCATCACCAGCATTGAGGACGGGGCCTTTGAAAAAATGAATGAtcttatttatctctctctcagcagctTGCCTGAGCTGACTAGCATACAGCCAGGCAGCTTCAGAAGCCTGAGAAACCTGCAAGTCCTGGACCTGTCGTACAACAGTCGGCTCAAGGGTCTGAGCCCAGATGTGTTTAATGGACTGACCTCTTTACAGGAACTCAATCTGTCCAAGTCTGTGGCTGGCCCTTTGCCTGTGGCCACCTTCGACCACATGCCGAGTTTAAAAAGTGTGACTCTGGGGCCGAATATGCATTGCTGGAAGACCCATAAGCAAGGACAATTTCACAGACAGATAGGACAGGCAAAAGCAAACGATATTCTAACATGTGATGTTGATGGACTTATTTCATAA